A region of the Herpetosiphon gulosus genome:
ACCCGTCGGGCTGGAGCGATTCCGGTCACCATCGCCGCACCCGTATCATAGGCAAAATACATGTGGCGGGTCGTCCATCCGGTAACCGTGGCAATCGGGGCAGCGGCGGTACTCCCACGGCCAAACGGCAGTTTGTGCGCCGTCGCAAACACCGTCACCGGCGAACTTAAGCCAGCGGCTAAGGGATGCAGCGGATCGGTCAGGACGAGTTGGGTCGTACTAGGGCTACTGTCATAGCCATAATCGGGGCCATTCGCCGTCCCCGTCATGCCCAAATCATCATACACCGCATGCTCATTGACCACCATCGGCACGGGCGTGTTCGCAAAGGTCGCGCCAATTTTCCCCGAATCGACGGTCGCCGAGATATAAATCAAGGCTTTGCCATCCGCATCGGCGAGGGTTTCTTGATCATGGTTTTTGCGTACAACCGTGTAGGTTATCGCTAAACGCGCAGCAATCGCATCATCTGCTGCCGAGGCAGCAGAACCAGTCAACAACAACACCGTCCCCGCTGATTGGGCAACCGGTCGGGCTGCGATGGGGGGTGATTCAACCGAATGAATGGTACGGGCCACGGCGACATCAGCACGTGGCAGGAGATTGGCGAACAGTGAACACAACGTTAAGACAGCAGTAAACCGCCGCCAGACACGGGTTGTCATGGGTACTTCCTCTTCTACTCTGAGAACGATCACTCTACTAGTCTCTCAGAGGCTGGGCCTGATTATCGCTGAGGCCAAGGCCGATTGTCAAGTCGGATGTGATGGTCACCAGGCATCAATCACTGACCCCCACCACGCGCAAACAACGATTTCGAGTGCAAGCCAACCGCAGACGATTGCGATCCTGCCGTTATGCGCGATGCGATGGAGAGCGCGAAAAACGCGGGCGCACTCGCCATGGAACGGCATCACTGGCGCACGCATCGGCTCAGACCAGCAGCTAGACTATCCACCTGCGAACAGCTCAGCACCAGCATCGCATGCCATCGGCAGCGGCCTTGGCACTGGCGGACTGGAATGTGGTGATCACCAATGCGCCGCGCACGCTGATCAGTCCGACCGTTGGTGCGGGTGCGCTGGCAGATTGAGTTGCTGTTTAAGCTGGGGAAAGCCATGCCCGCCTTGATGACTGGCGCACGGCCAACCCGGCACGGGTCTTGGGTGAAATCGATGCGAAATTGATTGGGTTGGTCTTCCAGCAATGGCTGCTGGCGGCCAGCAGTTGGCATGATCCGGAGCGGAGTTTGTTCAAAGCTGCACCGATCGTCGCGGGGATGGCGGGGGAATTGGCCAGCACGCAGGCTGATCCGCCGCAGTTTCTACGAGTGCTGACGCAGCTCACAGCGCTCATCCAGCGCTGGGCGACGACCAATAAACGCCATCAGCCGCCGACGACTGCCCAGCGTTTACGGGCAGTCACGGCAGCATCACAATAAGCTTGATGCGCATGGGGGGCTTAAAACCTACCCTTGGAATGTAAGGAGGTGAGGGCATGTATCTATTTACGAGTATAGGGCAGCCAAACATGGTTGGTTAGACTTTCGGGTGGGATGGTTGGGCGTGGGGTTGGGCTGGGTGTTGGGGTGGCTGAACCAGGCGGAGTCATATAGGGAAATTGCTGGGTTCCAGTGCGAATCACATCATCGCCAAGCCCAATATTTTCATCAACAATTATATTGCCATAGACATCGGTGGTGCGAAAGCTGTAGGGGCCAGTGCCCATACCGGTCTCGGCAATAAAATAATTAAAAATAAAACGTGGGGCAACTTTATAAGCCGCTTGACCCATGCGATATTCAAATTTGGCGATAGCATTACGATGATTGCGGGGCTGCACCGCCGTCCACCATTGGCTACTACCATCTTTGAAATGATAACTGACCTTGCCTGTGGTGGCTGAATTGCTGATTAACTGCCAAGTGATCGGCACAATGCCAGTAACTCGATTGGCGATGCGGTCGAAGGCTTGTGGGCTAAGGTCGATATGACCAGTTTGACATTCAGGGCAGCGGTCGGTAATTTGGACTGTGACCGATCCCAATGGCCCAGTAATTTTAACGAACGCGCCACAATAATCGGCGGTAGCATAATCGGGGTTATTCATGGCCCCGAATAGCAAATCGTTGGGCACAGGAATACTACAATTGCCCAAACCAGTGGCGGTGTAATGGGTAGCTTGGCCTTGGCGAATTGCCCAAGGATTGGTGATTGTGGCCGGATTTTGGGCAAAACTCTGTTGTTGCCACGCATAGCTGCCAAGCAAAATCATGAACAAACTTGCAAACAATAACCAGCGCGTAAAATGATGTCGAACAAGCATACAACCTACCTTTAACTAATAATTAATAGTTGCCACTCTACGCAAAGCAACGCTTGCTGTCAAGTTGCCAATAATTGAGGCTTGCATAATCGATATTTTTGCAGTATCGTTATATGAGCCTAGCACAAGAATCAAACCCCAACGGCAAGCGACTGATCATCTCTAACCATCAAAAGTTAACTGATTCCTAACATTTAATTATAGTTAAAAAATGATTAAGGAGGATCTGATGACGAATGGAGAGTCAGCTACAGGACGACGTGACGATACGATTGCCGACTATATGAAAATCCTTGCAAGAGATTGGGAATTAGAAGATTGGTTTGTATGGCCGCCTGATACCTTTGCATTTACCTCGCTACTGCTCAAAAAAACCGGAATTTATACCTTAGTGATTGATTTGCCTGATGGTGAGAAATGGCCAGATAATAGCGACGAAATTTTACCAACAGAACATTGTGATTGTAAAGAGACCAAAATATTGTATGAGCAAGCATTTGAGACGATTCAATTCGAATGGTTTAACTGGATTCAGTCTGATGATAAACCAACGACAACAATGCCTCCAATATTATTTAACATTAAAGAAGAAATGCAACAATTATATACGATTGTTCATATTGATGAACTCTATAGTTTGACTATACAGAATGAAAATGGATTTGGAATCGATGAATTTAATCAAAATGCTTGGCGATATTGCCAGCTTTTATTAAGTTTGCATATGCTTGCAGATCAAGCATGCGCTGGAATGGGAACACCATCGGCCAATCGATTGGCCGATGATACTACAAAAATTGCGCATGGTGTTGCTAATATGTTTTTAACTTTACATGGTAGTTTATCTCGCCTGCCAATTTTAACTGTACGGGTATTACCAAAAATGCGTACATCACGCTCAGGTATTACGCTACGCTCGCTCTCACACCATGTGACAGCTCATCGAACTGAAGTTGATATTCAATGGCGGACTATGCCATGGGTTAATATCGACGATAATACCCTAAATATTTTAATTGTTCCTTGGCCATATCATATTAAATCGTCATCGTTTTCACCAAGCAATTATACAGTTAATCGTGATACCAAAGAGCGAACTCGCTACTTTCAATATCATGGCGAGCGTGAAAAATTTACTCCTGCTGCTTTAATTTCAATGATTCAGAACAGCCAAAAAAATGTTGCGCGAATTCATTTAATTGTTTTCCCTGAAGCGGCACTTGATGAACAAAATTTTGATAGTTTGTTGTGGGCTTTGCAAAATAGCGAAGATTTAGACCGAACACAGCTACCAATGGTTTTAGCTGGTATTCATGATTCCACATCAGAGCGTTCAACAAAACTTGGTCGGAATAAAGTAATCTTGGCAACTTTTTTTGCAGGTAAATGGTATAAAATGCGCCAAGATAAGCATCATCGTTGGAAGTTGAACCCACCGCAGATCACGCGCTATGGGCTTTCAGGAGTTTTAGGCGGCGAGAATGATTGGTGGGAAGCAATTCATATTCCAAAACGGCGCTTATCGGTCTTGGCTCCCAATAACTGGTTAACGCTTTGTCCATTAATTTGTGAAGATTTGGCGCGTTTGGAGCCAGTTTCTGAGCTGATTCGTGGGATTGGCCCAACCTTGTTGATAGCCTTGTTGATGGATGGCCCACAACTTAAATCGCGTTGGCCTTCGCGCTATGCCACGGTTATGGCTGATGATCCTGGGACTTCGGTCTTGTCGGTTAGTTCCTTAGGGCTTGTTCGTGTATCACCAGATAAAGATGGTAAAACTGGTTCACAAGTGATTGCTTTGTGGAATGATCAAGAATCAGGGCTTAAAGAGATTTCAGTTGATGACCCTGAATCTGGTGGGGTTATTCTGACTATTTCAGCTGTTTGGAATGAAGAAATAACTGCTGATGGCCGAAGTGATAACCACAATGCCGCAGTTTTTACGTTTCAGAATACCTATCAGGTTCGTAGCGGAGCACAAAATCATAATATCGAATTGAATTTGAATAAGAATTTTAATCAAAGTGATAAAAATGATTTGCAAGAAATTTCAATATTTTCTTCGTTTATTGATACCATTTTTGATTTGAATGATACATATTGTGATGAGATAAAAAGTTGGATCGTAGATGATACTAGAGAATTTGAAATAAAATCAACGATAGGTAAGATGTACAAAGATTTATTTGATATATTTAAGGACAAGTATAATACAATGAATCATCATAATACTACAAGTGATCATGAGGATTTAGATACATATATTAATTGGATATTTAATGCAATAATTGAAATTAAGAAAAAATACAAAGTAAGGAAAGAAAATATATATGAAATATTTGTAGATATCGTTGGCGATATACTCAATAAAGTTGAAGGATATAAATTTGTAAGTGATGTATTTAATGAAAAAAGTATTTATATATCATATAACAATATAAATATAGATATAATGAAATTATTCAATAAAGAAAAGGATGAAATACCAAATCACCGAAAGATTAGAATTATTATTTATGACTGTCTGGCAATCTTGTGGACAATTCATACACGATTGAATTATTTACGAAAACATGGTAATTTTCATCAAAAACATGCTGAATTATCACACCAAATTGAACAGTTATGGGCTGAGAAATATGATGAAAAATGGTTATTAGCTCGGCAACGGGAGAAAAAATAAATAAGCAATCCCCAGCATGGTTTGGTTTCATGCTGGGGATTTTTGCTTAAACCTGAGCGATTGGTTTGAACCAATTCAATTTTAAGCCCAACCAAACGACCAAAGTAGCCAAGCCAATGCACAAACCCGCTGCAATAAAGACCAATTGTGGCCCTGAGATATCGAACATATAACCGCCAGCTTGGGTTGCCAACAATGGCGATAGCCCACCAGCAATTGCGCTAATTAGGCCTTGGGCGGTTGCCAGCAAGGTGGTTGGAATGCGCT
Encoded here:
- a CDS encoding expansin EXLX1 family cellulose-binding protein; the encoded protein is MLVRHHFTRWLLFASLFMILLGSYAWQQQSFAQNPATITNPWAIRQGQATHYTATGLGNCSIPVPNDLLFGAMNNPDYATADYCGAFVKITGPLGSVTVQITDRCPECQTGHIDLSPQAFDRIANRVTGIVPITWQLISNSATTGKVSYHFKDGSSQWWTAVQPRNHRNAIAKFEYRMGQAAYKVAPRFIFNYFIAETGMGTGPYSFRTTDVYGNIIVDENIGLGDDVIRTGTQQFPYMTPPGSATPTPSPTPRPTIPPESLTNHVWLPYTRK